From Mucilaginibacter rubeus, a single genomic window includes:
- a CDS encoding alpha/beta hydrolase-fold protein: MKSKCLLALSAITFACGLCRAQTASGPIAEDFKPSTFNQPGQDYPQVNSQGYARFRINAPQADSIKVSLGLGGRGGTKLTKGADGVWTGTTEGPMDEGFHYYHLTIDGGVFNDPGTLNFYGSTRSESGIEIPAHDQDFYALKDVTHGNVQQILFPSKSTNTSRRAFVYTPPGYEKDKSKKYPVLYLQHGWGEDETAWSNQGHANLIMDNLIASGKIQPFIIVITYGMTNGLRPGPNALRNFKIDDFQTVLTDELIPYVDASFRTKADKAHRAMAGLSMGGMETHMITLNKPNLFAYYALLSGGIYTPDELKDKAKPKLIFISCGSKERPEGVKNAVVVLKNAGYNAVSYISENTAHEFLTWRRSLYELAPLLFKE, translated from the coding sequence ATGAAATCAAAATGCTTACTTGCCCTATCGGCTATCACATTTGCTTGTGGCCTGTGCAGGGCGCAAACTGCTTCGGGCCCTATAGCCGAGGATTTTAAACCATCTACCTTTAATCAGCCCGGACAGGATTATCCTCAGGTAAACTCGCAGGGCTACGCACGCTTTCGCATCAATGCCCCGCAGGCCGACAGTATAAAAGTAAGCCTTGGCCTGGGCGGACGTGGTGGTACTAAGCTTACCAAAGGAGCCGACGGTGTTTGGACAGGCACTACAGAGGGCCCTATGGATGAAGGATTTCACTATTATCATTTAACGATCGACGGAGGGGTATTTAACGATCCGGGCACGTTGAATTTTTATGGTTCCACACGCTCGGAGAGCGGCATTGAAATACCCGCGCACGATCAGGATTTTTACGCGCTTAAAGATGTAACACATGGTAACGTGCAGCAGATCCTTTTCCCATCTAAAAGTACCAATACATCGCGGAGGGCTTTTGTTTATACACCTCCAGGATATGAAAAAGATAAATCAAAAAAATATCCGGTATTATACCTGCAGCATGGCTGGGGCGAGGATGAAACCGCGTGGAGCAACCAAGGGCATGCCAACCTGATTATGGATAATTTAATTGCAAGCGGCAAAATACAGCCGTTTATTATTGTAATAACCTACGGCATGACTAATGGCCTGAGACCGGGGCCCAATGCACTAAGAAATTTTAAGATCGATGATTTTCAAACAGTTTTAACTGATGAACTCATCCCATACGTTGATGCCAGCTTCCGTACGAAGGCAGACAAAGCTCACCGGGCTATGGCTGGCCTGTCAATGGGTGGTATGGAAACTCACATGATCACCCTGAACAAGCCCAATCTTTTTGCTTATTACGCCCTGCTTAGTGGCGGCATTTACACGCCTGATGAGCTAAAGGATAAGGCAAAGCCCAAACTGATATTTATAAGCTGCGGCAGTAAAGAAAGGCCCGAAGGAGTTAAAAATGCAGTGGTTGTATTAAAAAATGCCGGATACAACGCCGTATCGTATATATCCGAAAACACTGCCCACGAGTTTTTGACCTGGCGCAGAAGCCTTTATGAACTTGCCCCCTTGTTGTTTAAAGAATAA
- a CDS encoding glycoside hydrolase family 9 protein, protein MQLKFYSLKPVMAMIMAFVFCLSSLRGTAQKLKLNKLGYFETPGVNVLVFSNQYNGIFQDEKTAGVELIHHGVRTITGGAVRLQNTPEQWDLVPTMVNRTVDSVSHRIDVTMRYADYDFDSRISVIPKGNGVELSLYLDKPVPEKLAGRAGFNLEVIPSAYFEKTFLVDGKPGAFPLYPAGSTKILPSGQKVPQFAGFSTFDDRGRNEFIDPAPLATGKTLVMDPEDPERNIKIQSTDADLMLFDGRNLAQNGWFIVRSLLPTGKTGKVLTWYIEPNAVPNWKRAPVIEFSQVGYRPEQQKTAVIELDKSDAPLKTATLFEVTADGKYVEQLKSDVQHWGHFTRYNYLKFDFSSVKKSGLYFIAYGNQKTNAFPINPNVYENIGHPTMDVWFPVQMDHMMVNEAYRVWHGAPFLDDALQAPPNHQHFDTYKMGPTTDTKYKPLERIPGLNVGGWFDAGDFDIETPSHCSVVLSFAEAWENFRIDRDETYVDYATRYVDIHRPDGKPDVLQQLEHGTLALVAQVVNIGHAARGIIVPNLHQYHHLGDAVNETDNLPYNPLLKPYQTDGKSSGTMDDRWAFTTRNIALDYQAAAALAAASRALKGYNDTLSVKSLQCALKLWHEDDSLKMHMDSAAKARNMFAAGNEMLAALQLYITTKEPQFADHFKKMIMPMLDRFPGFVMINALHAYPYMDRDYQDKIAGYMQKYKASCDEYDKQNPYGVPITPGGWGGSGQVINFAITNYYANKYFPNIIGPEYVYKGLNYIFGCHPYSNLSFVSAVGGRSKKVTYGNNRADFRFIAGGVVPGILLLKPDFPENKEDWPFFWGENEVTIGGCAQYVVLSGAVNQLAQHN, encoded by the coding sequence ATGCAACTGAAATTTTACTCATTAAAGCCGGTAATGGCAATGATAATGGCATTTGTTTTTTGCCTGTCATCCCTCCGGGGCACAGCTCAAAAACTAAAACTAAACAAGCTCGGCTATTTTGAAACCCCCGGAGTAAATGTACTCGTATTCAGTAATCAGTATAACGGAATTTTTCAGGATGAGAAAACCGCGGGCGTAGAGTTGATTCATCATGGTGTGCGCACCATTACCGGTGGTGCAGTGCGGCTTCAAAACACACCCGAGCAGTGGGACCTTGTGCCCACAATGGTTAATCGTACAGTGGATAGCGTTAGTCATCGAATAGATGTAACCATGCGTTACGCCGACTACGATTTTGACTCCAGGATCAGCGTGATACCAAAAGGTAACGGTGTTGAGCTCAGTTTATACCTTGACAAACCTGTGCCGGAAAAATTAGCCGGAAGGGCTGGTTTTAACCTCGAGGTAATACCGTCCGCTTACTTCGAAAAAACATTCCTGGTTGATGGAAAACCAGGGGCGTTTCCGTTGTATCCCGCAGGCTCTACCAAAATACTTCCTTCAGGTCAGAAGGTTCCTCAATTTGCAGGCTTTAGCACGTTTGATGACCGTGGCCGCAACGAATTTATTGACCCGGCTCCGCTTGCCACCGGCAAAACGCTGGTAATGGATCCTGAAGATCCCGAACGCAATATCAAGATTCAATCGACTGATGCCGATCTGATGTTGTTTGACGGCCGGAACCTTGCGCAAAACGGATGGTTTATTGTGCGCAGCCTGTTACCGACGGGTAAAACCGGCAAAGTACTGACCTGGTATATTGAGCCGAATGCTGTACCTAACTGGAAGCGCGCGCCGGTAATTGAGTTTTCGCAGGTAGGCTACCGACCGGAGCAGCAGAAAACCGCGGTAATAGAGTTGGATAAAAGCGATGCGCCTTTAAAAACTGCGACCCTTTTTGAAGTAACAGCAGACGGAAAATATGTTGAGCAGCTTAAATCAGACGTACAGCACTGGGGGCATTTTACACGTTACAATTATCTAAAGTTTGATTTTAGCAGTGTAAAAAAATCCGGTTTATATTTCATTGCCTACGGTAATCAAAAAACCAACGCTTTCCCGATCAATCCCAATGTTTATGAAAATATCGGGCATCCCACTATGGATGTCTGGTTCCCTGTTCAAATGGATCATATGATGGTGAATGAGGCTTATCGCGTGTGGCACGGCGCTCCTTTTTTAGACGATGCCTTGCAGGCCCCTCCCAATCATCAGCATTTTGATACCTACAAAATGGGGCCTACAACCGATACTAAATACAAACCGCTTGAACGCATCCCCGGGCTTAATGTTGGTGGCTGGTTTGATGCCGGCGACTTTGATATTGAAACGCCTTCACACTGCAGTGTTGTATTAAGTTTTGCCGAAGCCTGGGAGAATTTTAGGATCGACCGTGACGAAACTTATGTGGATTACGCAACGAGGTACGTAGATATACACCGGCCCGATGGTAAGCCCGATGTTTTACAACAATTGGAACATGGTACGCTCGCCTTGGTAGCGCAGGTTGTGAATATAGGCCACGCAGCGCGCGGAATCATTGTACCCAATTTACACCAGTACCATCACCTCGGAGACGCGGTTAATGAAACGGATAATCTGCCATATAATCCATTGCTCAAACCGTATCAAACTGACGGCAAATCGAGCGGTACGATGGACGACCGATGGGCATTTACCACCAGGAACATTGCACTGGATTATCAGGCAGCTGCCGCTCTCGCTGCCGCCAGCAGGGCGCTGAAAGGTTACAACGATACGCTTTCTGTCAAAAGCCTGCAATGTGCCCTGAAACTGTGGCACGAAGATGACAGCTTGAAAATGCATATGGACTCGGCGGCAAAGGCACGCAATATGTTTGCTGCTGGCAATGAAATGCTCGCCGCGCTTCAATTATACATCACAACAAAAGAGCCACAATTTGCGGATCATTTCAAAAAGATGATCATGCCAATGCTTGATCGCTTTCCCGGTTTCGTAATGATAAACGCCTTGCACGCCTATCCTTACATGGACAGAGACTACCAGGATAAAATAGCCGGGTATATGCAAAAATATAAAGCCTCATGCGATGAATATGATAAACAGAACCCTTATGGTGTGCCGATTACTCCGGGTGGATGGGGTGGTAGCGGGCAGGTTATCAATTTCGCCATCACGAACTACTATGCCAATAAGTATTTCCCTAATATCATTGGCCCCGAATATGTTTATAAAGGACTGAATTATATCTTCGGATGCCATCCTTACTCCAACCTTTCATTCGTGTCGGCGGTGGGTGGCCGTTCAAAAAAAGTAACCTATGGTAATAACCGGGCCGATTTCAGGTTTATTGCGGGTGGTGTGGTACCCGGTATCCTGTTGCTCAAACCTGATTTTCCGGAGAACAAGGAAGACTGGCCGTTTTTCTGGGGAGAGAACGAAGTAACGATAGGTGGCTGCGCACAATACGTTGTTTTATCAGGCGCTGTTAATCAGTTAGCCCAGCACAATTAA